From the genome of Halomonas sp. 1513, one region includes:
- a CDS encoding GGDEF domain-containing protein, whose product MSFRSRLLSVMLVVVVLALTVTGGAFLRVVYQDALAKGEHDLEVGVNVLQQILDERGHQLRNNVAILADDFGFKSAVATQDTDTLRTVLANHGDRAGADMVLLSDLEGSLLASSHHPAGSTLPFFDLLEQAQQQGAGVDLIVEAGQPYEFVLLPVRAPNLIGWVGMGFLIDEALVNEIHALTRLDISVIAQPSGDSPSYLVSSRPDLADQAEPIDAQAIIDDTDYLTRELVLNVAGPQQTLALAQVSRASLLAAYRDLQWQLLAIVGLILLLTTAAAAWSARSMSLPLTRLSDAARRIGLGQRLETIGVSPRGEIGLLADTLLSMQADIDERERTLLHRSRHDPLTDLPNRSSAQECITQLIEQGRPFSLLRLAVERFRDINDTFGYALGDRVLITLAQRLAQLPSPGFQAFRLGDDEFLLLVDNPAPPDGWQERLLQELSEPIELDASPFRPSLCAGESHSPTHGEDPHLLLRRADIALASARRQRSAWRCYQPGQDEQHFRQLTLIRDLQAAARDSQLWMAYQPKIEASSGKVSQFEALMRWQHPSLGFIPPDEFITLAERSGNIRLLSRWMIDSVCRQLAEWRRAGQIQSVAINLSAEDVIDPQLAEHLLSVLAHYALDVEQLSLEVTESAVMQDPALANRCLSELRQAGLTVAIDDFGTGYSSLAQLKQLPVAALKIDKSFVMSLDTQPDDVVIVRSTIELGHRLGLRVVAEGVETAAIAALLCDFGCDELQGYLFAKPLPGHEVTAWLDHYHPDATFTSS is encoded by the coding sequence TCAAGAGCGCGGTCGCCACCCAGGATACCGATACGCTGCGTACGGTACTGGCCAACCACGGCGACCGTGCAGGGGCCGACATGGTACTGCTCAGCGACCTCGAGGGCAGCCTGCTGGCCAGCAGCCATCACCCTGCCGGAAGCACGCTGCCGTTCTTCGATCTGCTGGAGCAGGCCCAGCAACAGGGCGCCGGCGTCGATCTCATCGTCGAAGCGGGCCAGCCCTATGAGTTCGTGCTGCTGCCGGTGCGCGCGCCCAACCTGATCGGCTGGGTGGGCATGGGCTTCTTGATCGATGAGGCGTTGGTTAACGAGATTCACGCCCTGACCCGCCTGGACATCAGCGTCATCGCGCAACCCAGCGGAGATAGCCCCTCTTATTTGGTTAGTTCTCGCCCCGACCTGGCCGACCAGGCCGAGCCGATAGACGCCCAGGCGATCATCGACGACACGGACTACCTGACCCGCGAGCTGGTCCTCAACGTAGCCGGCCCGCAGCAGACCCTCGCCCTGGCTCAGGTATCCCGCGCCAGCCTGCTGGCCGCCTATCGCGACTTGCAGTGGCAACTGCTGGCCATCGTCGGCTTGATCCTGCTGCTGACGACCGCTGCAGCGGCCTGGAGCGCCCGCAGCATGAGCCTGCCGCTGACCCGGCTCAGCGATGCTGCGCGGCGCATTGGCCTCGGCCAGCGACTCGAGACGATCGGCGTCTCACCGCGCGGCGAGATCGGCCTGCTGGCCGATACCTTGCTATCGATGCAGGCCGATATCGACGAACGCGAACGGACGCTGCTGCACCGCTCCCGCCACGACCCTCTGACCGACCTGCCCAATCGCAGCAGCGCCCAGGAGTGCATAACGCAGCTGATCGAGCAGGGTCGGCCTTTCTCTCTGCTGCGTCTGGCCGTCGAAAGATTTCGCGATATCAACGACACCTTCGGCTATGCCCTCGGGGACAGGGTGTTGATCACCCTGGCCCAGCGGCTGGCACAGCTGCCCTCCCCGGGCTTCCAGGCGTTTCGGCTCGGCGACGACGAATTCCTGCTGCTGGTAGACAACCCGGCGCCGCCCGACGGCTGGCAGGAGCGGCTGCTGCAGGAGCTGAGCGAGCCCATCGAGCTGGACGCCTCACCGTTTCGCCCATCGCTGTGTGCGGGGGAGTCGCATAGCCCCACCCACGGCGAAGACCCGCATCTGCTGCTGCGGCGGGCCGATATCGCGCTGGCGTCCGCACGCCGCCAGCGCAGCGCCTGGCGCTGCTACCAGCCTGGGCAGGACGAACAGCACTTTCGCCAGCTGACCCTGATTCGCGACTTGCAAGCGGCGGCCAGGGACTCCCAGCTATGGATGGCCTATCAACCCAAGATCGAGGCCAGTAGCGGAAAGGTGAGCCAGTTCGAGGCCCTGATGCGCTGGCAGCATCCCAGCCTGGGATTCATTCCGCCAGACGAGTTCATTACCCTCGCCGAGCGCTCGGGTAACATTCGCCTGCTCAGCCGCTGGATGATCGACAGCGTGTGTCGCCAGCTCGCCGAGTGGCGGCGCGCCGGACAGATTCAGTCGGTGGCCATCAACCTCTCCGCCGAGGACGTCATCGATCCGCAGCTCGCCGAGCATCTGCTCAGCGTACTGGCTCACTACGCCCTCGACGTCGAGCAGTTGAGCCTGGAAGTGACCGAGAGCGCCGTGATGCAGGATCCCGCGCTGGCCAATCGCTGCCTGAGCGAGCTCAGGCAAGCGGGCCTGACGGTGGCGATCGATGACTTCGGCACCGGCTACTCGTCGCTGGCACAGCTCAAGCAGCTGCCCGTGGCCGCCTTGAAGATCGACAAGTCGTTCGTGATGTCGCTGGATACCCAACCCGACGACGTGGTCATCGTGCGTTCGACCATCGAGCTGGGGCATCGCCTGGGGCTGCGTGTCGTTGCCGAGGGAGTGGAAACCGCTGCCATCGCCGCCCTCCTTTGCGACTTCGGCTGCGACGAACTGCAAGGGTACCTGTTCGCCAAGCCGCTCCCGGGCCACGAGGTCACCGCCTGGCTCGACCACTATCACCCCGACGCGACATTCACCTCATCGTGA